In a genomic window of Bradyrhizobium ontarionense:
- a CDS encoding TetR family transcriptional regulator, with translation MGPQLQNSASEKLAVGRNATAEKLLVAASDLMIARSSIEISLSDIAQKSGANAALVKYHFGNKDGLLLALLARDAATEVTNLEFLLAQPIAPTAKLKLHINGIIRAYYRFPYMNRLIHYLLHESSPEAADEVSKFFVAPLLDFHRRLLDEGVAKGEFRAVDPVLFYTSLIGACDHLFFGRHAMSRAIGVGPVTDDVCRQYIAHMEALICGGILKGANGE, from the coding sequence GTGGGACCTCAGCTTCAGAACAGCGCGTCGGAGAAACTTGCCGTGGGGCGGAATGCCACCGCGGAGAAGCTCTTGGTCGCCGCCAGCGATCTGATGATCGCGAGGTCCTCGATCGAGATTTCGCTGAGCGACATTGCGCAGAAGTCCGGCGCCAATGCCGCGCTGGTCAAATATCACTTCGGCAACAAGGACGGGTTGCTGCTGGCGCTCTTGGCGCGCGATGCCGCGACCGAAGTGACCAACCTTGAATTCCTGCTGGCGCAGCCGATCGCGCCGACTGCCAAGCTGAAGCTGCACATCAACGGCATCATCCGCGCCTATTACCGGTTTCCCTACATGAACCGGCTGATCCATTATCTGCTCCACGAGAGCAGTCCTGAGGCCGCCGACGAGGTCTCGAAATTCTTCGTCGCGCCACTGTTGGATTTTCATCGCAGGCTGCTCGACGAGGGGGTCGCCAAAGGCGAGTTTCGCGCCGTCGATCCGGTGCTGTTCTACACCAGCCTGATCGGGGCCTGTGATCACCTGTTCTTCGGCCGGCACGCGATGTCGCGCGCGATCGGCGTCGGCCCGGTCACCGATGATGTCTGCCGCCAGTACATCGCCCATATGGAGGCGTTGATCTGCGGCGGGATATTGAAAGGGGCGAATGGCGAATAG
- a CDS encoding acetyl-CoA C-acetyltransferase, which translates to MAEAYIVAAARTAGGRKGGRLAGWHPADLAAKVLDALVERAGAAPDQVEDVIMGCVMQTGEQSNNIARNAVMASKLPESVPGTSIDRQCGSSQQALHFAAQAVMSGAMDCVIAAGVESMTRVPMGLSSALPAKNGFGHYKSPNIESRYPNIQFSQFTGAEMMAEKYGLSKDELDEYAYNSHQRAIAATQAGHFKDEIIPLEITRADGSTDTHHIDEGIRFDVSLDGIKSVKLIAENGKLTAASASQICDGASGVMVVNERGLKSLGVKPLARVHHMTMMGGDPVIMLEAPLPATQRALQKAGMSIDEIDLYEVNEAFASVPTAWLKTIGADPNRLNVNGGAIALGHPLGGSGTKLMTTLLHALKARNKRYGLQTMCEGGGMANVTIVERL; encoded by the coding sequence ATGGCGGAAGCCTACATCGTCGCGGCTGCGCGCACGGCCGGCGGCCGTAAGGGAGGCCGACTGGCCGGCTGGCATCCGGCCGATCTCGCCGCGAAGGTGCTGGATGCGCTGGTCGAGCGCGCCGGCGCCGCACCGGACCAGGTCGAGGACGTGATCATGGGCTGCGTCATGCAGACCGGCGAGCAGTCCAACAACATCGCGCGCAATGCGGTGATGGCATCGAAGCTTCCGGAGAGCGTGCCGGGCACCTCGATCGACCGGCAGTGCGGCTCATCGCAGCAGGCGCTGCACTTCGCCGCGCAGGCGGTGATGTCGGGCGCGATGGACTGCGTGATCGCGGCCGGCGTGGAATCCATGACCCGGGTGCCGATGGGTCTGTCCTCCGCTCTTCCGGCGAAGAACGGTTTCGGGCACTACAAGAGCCCGAACATCGAGAGCCGCTATCCGAACATCCAGTTCAGCCAGTTCACCGGCGCGGAGATGATGGCGGAGAAATACGGTCTCTCCAAGGATGAGCTCGACGAATACGCCTATAACAGCCATCAGCGCGCGATTGCCGCTACGCAAGCAGGCCACTTCAAGGACGAGATCATCCCGCTCGAGATCACCCGTGCCGACGGCTCGACCGACACCCACCACATCGACGAAGGCATCCGCTTCGACGTCAGTCTCGACGGCATCAAGAGCGTCAAGCTGATTGCCGAGAACGGCAAGCTCACTGCGGCATCAGCGAGCCAGATCTGCGACGGCGCCTCGGGCGTGATGGTCGTCAACGAGCGCGGCCTGAAGTCGCTCGGCGTCAAGCCGCTGGCCCGCGTCCATCACATGACCATGATGGGCGGCGACCCCGTCATCATGCTGGAGGCGCCGCTGCCGGCGACGCAGCGCGCGCTGCAGAAGGCCGGCATGTCGATCGACGAGATCGACCTCTACGAGGTCAATGAAGCGTTCGCCTCGGTACCGACCGCGTGGCTGAAGACCATCGGCGCCGATCCGAACCGGCTCAACGTCAATGGCGGCGCGATCGCGCTCGGCCATCCGCTCGGTGGCTCCGGCACCAAGCTGATGACCACGCTGCTGCATGCGCTCAAGGCACGCAACAAGCGCTACGGCCTGCAGACCATGTGCGAAGGCGGCGGTATGGCGAATGTGACGATCGTCGAGCGACTGTAG
- a CDS encoding SDR family NAD(P)-dependent oxidoreductase yields the protein MQLNNVAVLITGGGSGLGAATARAMAAKGAKIAVLDQSKENAEKVAAELNGVALHADVTDEEQVKAGIAKGEAAHGVARVLVNCAGIGGSQRIVGKDGVYPLAKFARIISVNLIGTFNVLRLFAERLVTAEPIGEERGVAINTASVAAFEGQIGQIAYSASKGGVVGLTLPAARDLASQKIRVNTIAPGLFLTPLLMGLNEEARKSLGAQVPHPARLGDASEYGNLAVHIVENPMLNGETIRLDGAIRMAPR from the coding sequence ATGCAGTTGAACAACGTTGCCGTTCTCATCACCGGCGGTGGCTCGGGTCTCGGTGCAGCCACGGCGCGCGCGATGGCTGCGAAGGGCGCCAAGATCGCGGTGCTCGATCAGAGCAAGGAGAACGCGGAGAAGGTCGCTGCCGAGCTCAACGGCGTTGCGCTTCATGCCGATGTGACAGACGAGGAGCAGGTCAAGGCCGGCATCGCCAAGGGGGAAGCCGCGCATGGCGTCGCCCGCGTGCTGGTGAACTGCGCCGGCATCGGCGGCTCGCAGCGCATCGTCGGCAAGGACGGTGTCTATCCGCTCGCCAAGTTCGCGCGCATCATCAGCGTCAACCTGATCGGCACCTTCAACGTGCTGCGGCTGTTCGCCGAGCGCCTCGTCACCGCCGAGCCGATCGGCGAGGAGCGCGGCGTCGCCATCAACACCGCGAGCGTTGCCGCGTTCGAGGGCCAGATCGGCCAGATTGCCTATTCGGCGTCGAAGGGCGGCGTGGTCGGCCTCACCTTGCCGGCGGCGCGCGATCTCGCCAGCCAGAAGATCCGCGTCAACACCATCGCGCCCGGCCTGTTCCTGACGCCGCTGCTGATGGGCCTGAACGAAGAGGCGCGCAAGAGCTTAGGGGCGCAGGTGCCGCATCCGGCCCGCCTCGGCGATGCCTCGGAGTATGGCAACCTCGCCGTCCACATCGTCGAGAACCCGATGCTGAACGGCGAGACCATCCGCCTCGACGGCGCCATCCGCATGGCGCCGCGGTAA
- a CDS encoding AMP-binding protein, translating to MDGTAAKVLEKPAFRKVNWLARDIDVERRDDGVVIIKSRIPLQAFEAHLAAPLARWATEAPTRTWLAQRSGPERQWRKVSYAEAKRTVDGLTQGLLNLDLGGRPVAILSGNSIEHALLTLAAMQARLPAAPVSPAYSLMSHDHLKLKYLFGLVKPAVVMVQDGPTFEKALQALDLDGVTVIHVARPCEGIASTSFADLAATPVTSEVEASIARITPETVGKLLFTSGSTGMPKAVINTQAMMCANAAMMMQTRPRGPDAPISTVLDWMPWNHTMGGNALFNPLLIEGGTLYIDDGRPMPGMFEETIRNLREVSPTYYANVPAGYAALAAAMEKDDALCRSFFRDLGIMAYGGARLPDDLYERMQALAVKTTGERIVFYTGWGSTETAPTSTGTYWNTERVGLIGLPFPGVELKMVPTGDKYELRLRGINVMPGYFGQPELTKKAFDEEGFYCIGDAGIFVDPADPVQGIIFAGRVVEDFKLTTGTFVHVGSLRTDAIAAATPAIHDALVTGQDRDYVGLLAWPNLHACRQLVGNPQATFEDVVKHPAVIDCVRRGLEAHNKECEGATSRRIGRAMLMVEPPSIDGHELTDKGYINQRAGLERRAALVARLYAAEPDSEVIVL from the coding sequence ATGGACGGGACGGCCGCGAAGGTGCTGGAGAAGCCAGCGTTCCGCAAGGTCAATTGGCTGGCGCGTGACATCGACGTCGAACGTCGCGATGACGGCGTCGTCATTATCAAGTCGCGCATTCCGCTGCAGGCCTTCGAGGCTCATCTCGCGGCGCCGCTCGCCCGATGGGCGACGGAGGCGCCGACGCGGACCTGGCTCGCGCAACGCAGCGGTCCCGAGCGGCAATGGCGCAAGGTGTCCTATGCCGAGGCCAAACGCACCGTCGACGGGCTGACGCAAGGGCTTCTCAATCTCGATCTCGGCGGTCGCCCCGTCGCGATCCTCTCCGGCAATTCGATCGAGCATGCGCTCCTCACCCTGGCGGCGATGCAGGCGCGGCTGCCGGCGGCGCCCGTGTCGCCGGCCTATTCGCTGATGAGCCACGATCACCTCAAGCTCAAATATCTGTTCGGGCTGGTGAAGCCCGCCGTCGTCATGGTGCAGGACGGTCCGACCTTCGAGAAGGCGCTGCAGGCGCTCGATCTCGACGGCGTCACCGTGATCCACGTCGCGCGTCCGTGCGAGGGCATCGCGAGCACCAGCTTCGCCGATCTCGCCGCGACGCCCGTGACCAGCGAGGTCGAGGCGTCGATCGCGCGGATCACGCCGGAGACGGTCGGCAAGCTGCTGTTCACCTCCGGCTCGACCGGCATGCCCAAGGCCGTCATCAACACGCAAGCGATGATGTGCGCCAATGCGGCGATGATGATGCAGACGCGGCCGCGGGGGCCGGATGCACCGATTTCCACGGTGCTCGACTGGATGCCGTGGAACCACACCATGGGCGGCAATGCGCTGTTCAATCCGCTGCTGATCGAGGGCGGCACGCTCTACATCGACGATGGCCGGCCGATGCCGGGCATGTTCGAGGAGACGATCCGGAACCTGCGCGAGGTGTCGCCGACCTACTACGCCAACGTTCCTGCGGGATATGCCGCGCTGGCTGCCGCCATGGAGAAGGACGACGCGCTGTGCCGCAGCTTCTTCAGGGATCTCGGCATCATGGCCTATGGCGGCGCGCGGCTGCCGGACGATCTCTACGAGCGGATGCAGGCGCTTGCAGTGAAGACGACCGGCGAGCGCATCGTGTTCTACACCGGCTGGGGCTCGACCGAGACGGCGCCGACCTCGACCGGCACCTATTGGAATACGGAGCGTGTCGGCCTGATCGGCCTGCCATTTCCGGGCGTCGAATTGAAGATGGTGCCGACAGGCGACAAATATGAGCTGCGCCTGCGCGGCATCAACGTGATGCCCGGCTATTTCGGCCAGCCGGAGCTGACGAAGAAGGCCTTCGACGAGGAGGGCTTCTACTGCATCGGCGATGCCGGGATCTTCGTTGATCCCGCCGATCCGGTCCAGGGCATCATCTTTGCGGGCCGCGTGGTCGAGGACTTCAAGCTGACCACCGGCACCTTCGTGCATGTCGGCTCGCTGCGCACCGATGCCATCGCGGCTGCGACGCCGGCGATTCACGATGCGCTGGTGACCGGGCAGGACCGCGATTATGTCGGCCTGCTGGCATGGCCCAATCTGCACGCCTGCCGCCAGCTGGTCGGCAATCCCCAAGCGACGTTCGAGGATGTCGTCAAACATCCTGCCGTGATCGACTGCGTCCGCCGCGGTCTCGAGGCGCACAACAAAGAGTGCGAGGGCGCGACCAGCCGACGAATCGGCCGCGCGATGCTGATGGTCGAGCCGCCCTCGATCGACGGCCACGAGCTGACCGACAAGGGCTACATCAACCAGCGCGCCGGACTCGAGCGCCGCGCTGCGCTGGTCGCGCGGCTCTACGCGGCCGAGCCGGACAGCGAGGTGATCGTGCTGTGA
- a CDS encoding acyl-CoA synthetase, with translation MTHPSIHARSHPDKIAYQMAGTGKAITYRELDELSNQGAQLFRALGLKAGDHIAFLMENRLAFMEIAWAAQRSGLYYTAISRYLTKDEIAYIIRDCGAKVFITSPTCAEQVRDLATAADGPLFFMVDEPEPGFRSWDKEAGAQPKTPIADQVAGYDMLYSSGTTGRPKGIKKDFEGNPIEQTSPLLRVLCADMCGMNADSIYLSPAPLYHAAPLRFNMMVTVLGGTSIIMEHFDAEEFLKLVETYQVTQSQLVPTMFVRMLKLPEEIRKSYDVSTLKGAIHAAAPCPVDVKAKMIEWWGPILIEYYAGSEGNGVTVCTSKQWLEHRGSVGRAVVGKIKILGENDQEMPTGEIGSVYFADAPVFSYHNDPEKTKRAYNDKGWSTLGDVGYLDADGFLYLTDRKSYMIISGGVNIYPQETEDVLITHPDVADVAVFGVPNEEMGEEVKAVVQPHDMARAGKDFEEQLILFCRQHLSPIKCPRSIDFEPELPRTPTGKLVKRHLRERYWPKKAMA, from the coding sequence ATGACCCACCCCTCCATCCACGCCCGCAGCCATCCCGACAAGATCGCCTACCAGATGGCCGGGACCGGCAAAGCCATCACCTATCGCGAACTCGACGAGCTCTCGAACCAGGGCGCCCAGTTGTTCCGTGCACTGGGGTTGAAAGCCGGCGACCACATCGCCTTCCTGATGGAAAACCGGCTCGCCTTCATGGAGATCGCCTGGGCGGCGCAGCGCTCCGGCCTCTACTACACCGCGATCAGCCGCTATCTCACCAAAGACGAGATCGCCTACATCATCAGGGATTGCGGCGCCAAGGTCTTCATAACCTCGCCGACATGCGCCGAGCAGGTGCGTGATCTCGCGACCGCCGCTGATGGTCCGCTGTTCTTCATGGTCGACGAGCCGGAGCCGGGCTTCCGCTCCTGGGACAAGGAGGCCGGCGCGCAGCCCAAGACGCCGATTGCCGACCAGGTCGCTGGCTACGACATGCTGTACTCGTCGGGCACGACGGGACGGCCGAAGGGCATCAAGAAGGATTTCGAGGGCAATCCGATCGAGCAGACCAGCCCACTCCTGCGCGTGCTCTGTGCCGACATGTGCGGCATGAATGCAGACAGCATCTATCTGTCGCCGGCGCCGCTCTATCATGCCGCGCCGCTGCGCTTCAACATGATGGTCACCGTGCTCGGCGGCACGTCGATCATCATGGAGCATTTCGACGCCGAGGAGTTCCTGAAGCTGGTCGAGACCTACCAGGTCACGCAGTCGCAGCTGGTGCCGACCATGTTCGTCCGCATGCTGAAGCTGCCCGAGGAGATCCGCAAGAGCTACGACGTCTCGACGCTCAAGGGCGCGATCCATGCCGCGGCGCCCTGCCCGGTCGACGTCAAGGCGAAGATGATCGAATGGTGGGGGCCGATCCTGATCGAGTACTATGCCGGCTCGGAAGGCAACGGCGTCACCGTCTGCACCTCGAAGCAATGGCTGGAGCATCGCGGCAGCGTCGGCCGCGCCGTGGTCGGCAAGATCAAGATCCTCGGCGAGAATGATCAGGAAATGCCGACCGGCGAGATCGGCTCGGTCTATTTCGCCGACGCGCCTGTGTTCTCCTATCACAACGATCCCGAGAAGACGAAGCGCGCCTACAATGACAAGGGCTGGTCGACGCTCGGCGATGTCGGCTATCTCGATGCCGACGGCTTTCTCTATCTGACCGACCGCAAGTCCTACATGATCATCTCCGGCGGGGTGAACATCTACCCGCAGGAAACCGAGGACGTCCTCATCACTCATCCCGATGTCGCCGATGTCGCCGTGTTCGGAGTGCCCAACGAGGAAATGGGCGAGGAGGTCAAGGCTGTCGTGCAGCCGCACGACATGGCGCGCGCCGGCAAGGATTTTGAGGAGCAATTGATCCTGTTCTGCCGCCAGCACCTGTCGCCGATCAAATGCCCGCGCTCGATCGATTTCGAACCGGAGCTGCCGCGCACGCCGACCGGCAAGCTGGTCAAGCGTCATCTGCGCGAGCGCTACTGGCCGAAGAAGGCGATGGCGTAG
- a CDS encoding enoyl-CoA hydratase/isomerase family protein: MTQPLLIEHDNGVDRVTLNRPDSLNALDSALIEALNGYFESLQRNRTTRVVVLKGAGRNFCAGLDLKAAMQRRGGRNDPPTVTESLDSQRRIADIVMLMRRCPQPIIALVQGAAAGGGFALALAADMRIATRSTRMNCAFIKLGLGGCDIGTSYFLPRLVGVSVASELILTGRFIGAERALMVGLVSEIVEEDALESAAAPYVDAMMMASPVGLRLSKECLNMSVDASSIEAVIAMEDRNQVLCSRSEDFKEGIEAFLQKRKPVYTDR, translated from the coding sequence ATGACCCAACCGCTGCTGATCGAACATGACAACGGGGTCGACCGGGTGACGCTCAATCGTCCGGACAGCCTCAATGCACTCGATTCCGCTCTGATCGAGGCGCTGAACGGCTATTTCGAGAGCCTGCAGCGCAACCGCACGACGCGCGTCGTCGTGCTCAAGGGCGCGGGCAGGAATTTTTGCGCGGGCCTCGACCTCAAGGCGGCGATGCAGCGACGCGGCGGTCGCAACGATCCTCCGACCGTCACCGAATCACTCGACTCGCAGCGCCGCATCGCCGACATCGTGATGCTGATGCGGCGCTGTCCGCAGCCGATCATCGCGCTGGTGCAGGGGGCGGCCGCCGGCGGCGGCTTTGCACTGGCGCTCGCCGCCGACATGCGCATCGCGACGCGCTCGACGCGCATGAACTGCGCCTTCATCAAGCTCGGTCTCGGAGGCTGCGACATCGGCACCAGCTACTTTCTGCCGCGCCTCGTTGGCGTTTCCGTCGCATCTGAGTTGATTCTGACCGGGCGCTTCATCGGCGCGGAACGCGCGCTCATGGTCGGCCTGGTATCGGAGATCGTCGAAGAGGATGCGCTCGAAAGCGCGGCCGCGCCCTATGTCGACGCGATGATGATGGCTTCACCCGTCGGCCTCCGACTGTCGAAGGAATGTCTCAACATGAGCGTCGATGCGTCGTCGATCGAAGCCGTCATCGCGATGGAAGATCGCAACCAGGTTCTGTGCAGCCGCTCGGAAGATTTCAAGGAGGGCATTGAGGCCTTCCTCCAGAAGCGCAAGCCGGTCTATACAGATCGCTGA
- a CDS encoding acyl-CoA dehydrogenase family protein: protein MNFDFSDDQKQLRDQARKFLAEKCPPKAVRVVLDGNEPYDRALWKGFAEMGFLGVAIPEEYGGAGAGHLELCVIAEEVGRALAPVPFSSTVYLAAEALMLAGSDAQKQAWLPKIASGEAIGTLALFEGTGNPSPKAIKLEAVNGVLNGVKKPVADGAIADLIIVAARTASTGRDSDISLFLVDVKAGGIEAKALTNLDPTRGQAELTFTNCKAEPLGAAGEGWSIITEVLDRAAVLTAFEQVGGSDRALEMGRDYALDRIAFGRPIGSFQAVKHILADMYVSATLARSNCYYGAWALSTNAPELPEAAASARISATQAYQHCAKNNIQVHGGMGFTWEFDCHMYYRRANALALGLGSLSYWEDQLIDRMRKRNAA from the coding sequence ATGAACTTCGATTTCTCCGACGACCAGAAGCAGCTGCGGGATCAGGCGCGGAAATTCCTCGCCGAGAAGTGCCCGCCCAAGGCGGTGCGCGTCGTGCTCGACGGCAACGAGCCGTATGACCGCGCGCTGTGGAAGGGCTTTGCCGAGATGGGTTTTCTCGGCGTCGCGATTCCGGAGGAGTATGGTGGCGCAGGTGCTGGCCATCTCGAGCTCTGCGTCATCGCCGAGGAGGTCGGCCGCGCGCTGGCGCCGGTGCCGTTCTCGTCCACGGTCTATCTCGCCGCGGAAGCCCTGATGCTGGCCGGCAGCGACGCGCAGAAGCAAGCCTGGCTGCCGAAGATCGCGAGCGGCGAAGCGATCGGCACTTTGGCGCTGTTCGAGGGTACCGGCAATCCGTCGCCGAAGGCGATCAAGCTGGAAGCCGTCAACGGCGTGCTCAACGGCGTCAAGAAGCCGGTCGCCGACGGCGCCATCGCTGATCTCATCATCGTCGCCGCGCGCACCGCCTCGACCGGCCGCGACAGCGATATCTCGCTGTTCCTGGTCGACGTGAAGGCCGGCGGCATCGAGGCCAAGGCGCTGACCAATCTCGATCCGACGCGCGGCCAGGCCGAGCTCACCTTCACGAACTGCAAGGCGGAGCCGCTGGGCGCCGCCGGCGAAGGCTGGAGCATCATCACGGAGGTGCTCGACCGCGCCGCGGTGCTGACCGCGTTCGAGCAGGTCGGCGGCTCGGATCGCGCACTGGAGATGGGCCGTGACTACGCGCTGGATCGTATCGCCTTCGGCCGGCCGATCGGCTCGTTCCAGGCGGTCAAGCACATCCTCGCCGACATGTATGTCTCTGCTACGCTGGCGCGCTCCAATTGCTACTACGGTGCCTGGGCGCTCTCGACCAATGCGCCTGAGTTGCCGGAGGCCGCGGCGTCGGCGCGCATCAGCGCGACGCAGGCCTATCAGCATTGCGCCAAGAACAACATCCAGGTCCATGGCGGCATGGGCTTCACCTGGGAGTTCGACTGCCACATGTACTACCGTCGCGCCAATGCGCTCGCGCTCGGCCTCGGCAGCCTGTCCTATTGGGAAGACCAGCTGATCGACCGCATGCGCAAGCGCAATGCGGCGTGA
- a CDS encoding acyl-CoA dehydrogenase, whose protein sequence is MNFDDTPQEAVFRAEARAWIVANAPKQYEDELRASSLGRIALKNADILDVAKAWQKKKADAGWACLHWPKDYGGRGASPIERVIWQQEEGPFGKLSGLFIIGHGMCGPTMMAYASEEHKRQYLPPLASGEKVWCQLFSEPAGGSDVAGLRTRAEKRGDEWVINGQKIWTSGAHYSDYGILLTRTDPTVPKHKGLTMFFLDMKSPGVEVRPIKQASGHSDFNEVYFTDVVIPDSQRLGAVNDGWNVALTTLMNERMSIGAGVATGVPELFAFCSNLMLDDRPAIEDRNVRSKLAHWAVRASGLKYTSLRAISALSKGERPGPENSIGKLVAAPMIQDVAAYALDLQGAAGVLSGPEAELAGKFQAMLLRAPGTRVEGGTDEIMRNIIAERVLGLPGDVRVDKDVPFNQVPTKGRA, encoded by the coding sequence ATGAACTTCGATGACACTCCGCAGGAGGCCGTGTTTCGCGCTGAGGCCCGCGCCTGGATCGTCGCCAACGCGCCGAAGCAGTATGAGGACGAGCTGCGCGCGTCCTCGCTCGGCCGCATCGCGCTGAAGAACGCCGACATCCTCGACGTCGCCAAGGCCTGGCAGAAGAAGAAGGCGGACGCCGGCTGGGCCTGCCTGCACTGGCCAAAGGACTATGGCGGTCGCGGCGCCTCGCCGATCGAGCGCGTGATCTGGCAGCAGGAGGAGGGGCCATTCGGCAAGCTCTCCGGTCTGTTCATCATCGGCCACGGCATGTGCGGTCCGACCATGATGGCCTACGCCTCGGAGGAGCATAAGCGGCAGTATCTGCCGCCGCTCGCCTCGGGCGAGAAGGTCTGGTGCCAGCTGTTCTCCGAGCCAGCGGGCGGCTCCGACGTGGCCGGCTTGCGCACCCGTGCCGAGAAGCGCGGCGACGAATGGGTGATCAACGGCCAGAAGATCTGGACCTCGGGCGCGCATTATTCCGACTACGGCATCCTGCTGACGCGCACCGATCCGACCGTCCCGAAGCATAAGGGGCTCACCATGTTCTTCCTGGACATGAAGAGCCCGGGTGTCGAGGTGCGTCCGATCAAGCAGGCGAGCGGTCATTCGGACTTCAACGAGGTCTACTTCACTGACGTGGTGATTCCGGATTCGCAGCGGCTGGGCGCCGTCAATGACGGCTGGAACGTCGCGCTCACCACCTTGATGAACGAGCGCATGTCGATTGGCGCCGGCGTCGCCACGGGCGTTCCGGAGCTGTTCGCGTTCTGCTCCAACCTGATGCTGGACGATCGTCCCGCGATCGAGGACCGCAATGTGCGCTCGAAGCTCGCACATTGGGCGGTCAGAGCGAGCGGGCTCAAATACACCAGCCTGCGCGCCATCTCGGCGCTGTCGAAGGGCGAGCGGCCGGGACCCGAGAACTCGATCGGCAAACTGGTCGCCGCGCCGATGATCCAGGACGTCGCAGCTTACGCGCTCGATCTGCAGGGCGCGGCAGGTGTGCTGAGCGGCCCGGAGGCCGAGCTTGCCGGCAAATTCCAGGCGATGTTGCTGCGTGCGCCGGGCACCCGCGTCGAAGGCGGCACCGACGAGATCATGCGCAACATCATCGCCGAACGCGTGCTCGGCCTGCCCGGCGATGTCAGAGTCGACAAGGACGTGCCGTTCAATCAGGTGCCGACGAAGGGACGCGCGTAG
- a CDS encoding acyl-CoA dehydrogenase, translating into MNFDDTPQEAAFRQTARAWVAAHAPKELEAELASSSLGRIRLKHADIVEVGKAWQKKKSGAGWACLHWPKEYGGRGATPIERVIWQQEEGVYGKLTQPFQIGEGMCGPTVMAYGSEAHKRRYLPKLASGEEIWCQLFSEPAGGSDVAGLRTRAERRGGEWVINGQKIWTSGAHYSDYGLLITRTDPNVPKHKGLTMFFLDMKSKGVEVRPIRQANGMQEFNEVYFTDVVIPESQRLGAVGDGWNVSLTTLMNERMSIGARLATGFPEMFEFCANLMTENGLAIDDRATRSKLASWAVKASGLKYTSYRAISALSKGERPGPENSIGKLVAGTMLQDIATYAMDLEGGAGVLAGADEEVSQGQFQQMLLTSPSMRIAGGTDEILRNIIAERVLGLPGDIRVDKDVPFNKVPTKGRS; encoded by the coding sequence ATGAACTTCGACGACACCCCGCAGGAAGCCGCCTTTCGCCAGACCGCGCGCGCCTGGGTCGCGGCCCATGCGCCGAAGGAGCTGGAGGCGGAGCTGGCGAGCTCCTCGCTCGGGCGTATCCGGCTCAAGCATGCCGACATCGTCGAGGTCGGCAAGGCCTGGCAGAAGAAGAAGTCCGGCGCCGGCTGGGCCTGCCTGCACTGGCCGAAGGAGTATGGCGGCCGCGGCGCCACGCCGATCGAGCGGGTGATCTGGCAGCAGGAGGAGGGCGTCTATGGCAAGCTGACGCAGCCGTTCCAGATCGGCGAGGGCATGTGCGGGCCGACCGTGATGGCCTATGGCAGCGAGGCGCACAAGCGGCGCTATCTGCCCAAGCTCGCCTCCGGCGAGGAGATCTGGTGTCAGCTGTTCTCCGAGCCCGCCGGCGGCTCCGACGTTGCCGGCCTGCGCACTCGCGCCGAGAGGCGCGGCGGCGAATGGGTCATCAACGGCCAGAAGATCTGGACGTCGGGCGCGCATTACTCGGACTACGGCCTCTTGATCACGCGCACCGATCCCAACGTGCCCAAGCACAAGGGGCTGACGATGTTCTTCCTGGACATGAAGAGCAAGGGGGTCGAGGTCCGCCCGATCAGGCAGGCCAACGGCATGCAGGAGTTCAACGAGGTCTATTTCACCGACGTGGTGATTCCAGAGTCCCAACGCCTCGGCGCGGTCGGCGACGGCTGGAACGTGTCGCTGACGACCTTGATGAACGAGCGCATGTCGATCGGCGCGCGGCTCGCCACCGGCTTTCCGGAGATGTTCGAGTTCTGCGCCAACCTGATGACCGAGAACGGGCTTGCGATCGACGATCGGGCGACGCGCTCGAAGCTCGCATCATGGGCGGTGAAGGCGAGCGGACTCAAATACACGAGCTATCGTGCGATCTCGGCGCTGTCCAAGGGCGAGCGTCCGGGACCGGAAAACTCGATCGGCAAGCTCGTCGCCGGCACTATGCTGCAGGACATCGCGACCTATGCGATGGATCTCGAAGGCGGTGCCGGCGTCCTTGCCGGTGCCGACGAGGAGGTGAGTCAGGGCCAGTTCCAGCAGATGTTGTTGACCTCGCCCTCGATGCGCATTGCCGGCGGTACCGACGAGATCCTGCGCAACATCATCGCCGAGCGCGTGCTCGGCCTGCCCGGTGACATCCGGGTCGACAAGGACGTGCCGTTCAACAAGGTGCCGACGAAGGG